The proteins below are encoded in one region of Macrobrachium rosenbergii isolate ZJJX-2024 chromosome 29, ASM4041242v1, whole genome shotgun sequence:
- the LOC136854620 gene encoding protein extra-macrochaetae-like, translating to MRVQRCVSPVHAVMGVIEGKVHKAPPKTDGADVLMYLERLQNLVPMCPKDRPVTKLELIQSVIDYIYDLEDALVSSDDEEDEDLTSSEEEMECVESS from the coding sequence ATGAGAGTACAACGCTGTGTATCTCCAGTCCACGCCGTCATGGGCGTTATCGAAGGCAAAGTCCACAAGGCACCACCCAAAACCGACGGTGCTGATGTGCTCATGTACCTGGAACGCCTTCAGAACTTGGTTCCTATGTGTCCCAAAGATCGCCCCGTCACTAAGCTGGAACTCATCCAGTCTGTCATCGACTACATCTACGATCTGGAGGACGCCCTCGTCTCCAGCGACGACGAGGAAGATGAGGATCTCACATCCTCGGAGGAGGAGATGGAGTGTGTGGAGAGCTCTTGA